The Chaetodon trifascialis isolate fChaTrf1 chromosome 11, fChaTrf1.hap1, whole genome shotgun sequence nucleotide sequence GGTACACCGGAGGTGTTTACCGCAGCAAATTCCAAGATGGGATCTTCTGGGCTGACTATGGTGGAGGCTTCTACTCTATGAAGTCTGTCCGTATGCTGATCAGGCCCATAGACTGAAGAGATACTGTAAGCCAGGCTGGTCCAGGGGCGACTATGGAGGCCGGGACAAACTTGAACCTCATTCTAAATTGTGACTGTACACGTCATCAGCAACTGGTTGATCCTAAGAACTAAACAAATGGAGATTACCAGCCACCGGTCGTGACTTGAACTGCCCCCTGTAACAGACATGGACTTGGCGTGAACATTGCTCTTTTTGTATCCTAATAGATGAACACATAGAGGGATTTAGGGGACATGACTATTTATAGTAAGCCATACAGCTCCTTTAACCACCACATACGTATGGTGGTGAAGGGAAATTAAGAATCACTGCCAAAATTTTTCAGCTAAATAATGCAAGCTGCCTTTCTGATTAAGAGACCACAGTGTTTTCCTCATTACTAGGTCACCCTGTGGAGAGGTGGCGGCACATCCAAACAGGACTTCATTGGTTTTGATTTCATTCATAAGCTTGACTGTCACAGGGTCTAAATGCAGCTCTTCCTACCTCGCCAAGATAAACGTGTGGGGGGGGAAACATTCATACATGGTATTTAACTTGTGCTTGATTTGCTGGgagctggaaaacacattttgttaaGGCCTGTATAGATTTATTTAGAGTCTGGTCTGAAGTCCAACACCCGAAGGAGATACATGTGAAATACATGTTCTATGTACATTTGATTACTCAAAAACAGTACTGATTTTACTATTTCTCCCAACACTTAAAATTaccattatactgtatgttaaacTACTTTGTCCAAGTGCAGATGATCAGAAACCATAATTTATGTGTACAATTAAGTTATCATAACAGTGGAAAGGGCCAGGTGTCCTGAGGGAGCAGTAAATGATCCGACAGAAAATAGAACtaatttcctcctctgtgtatATGACAATCATTCACTAAGTGTGCTTGCACGTATGGAAAATGCTGTTATATGTTTTTCTCATTTGGCTGTTGATTAAATTTCAGTATGACTTTGGGAAAAATAAGCATTGTTGGGAGGAAAAAGAtggaattacattttttttttttttctagcgGTTTTTGAGCAAAAAAATATGCCGACCAAGCGCGTTGAGAGTTATAGGCGATGAGACAGACAACGAGAAACACATTGCTGAAAGCGAGAcaggatggagaaagaaaaggagaggagagaggggaggagatgaACTGGGATGGAACTGGTCCAAATTTCCAAGTAATTCCCCACCCCCCTTCCTTTTAAATACTGAGAAATTTACATTCTTTCCACACAAAAGTGCTTGAActgtatgtttttgtaaaaatatcTTTCATTGACAAAGTCACGGGTGCCTGCACTCTGTAATCACCAGCATGGAAGGAAAGCGGCATCTTTTTGAGGAAACCATCCCCGAGGAGACGGGGGCCAGGGGGTTTGAAGTGGTGGGCCTGCTTTGAACAACAGCGCTGCATCCAACAGCCTTTTTGGTTTCTGAGCCCAAAAATAGACTCtcatattgtgctttttttcttattgaCCACAATGGCCCTCACACCCATCTCTTTAACAAACTTTTACagagcaacaaaacacaaagccagAACACCGGTCAAACTCAGCTGGACATGGAAACGTGTTTATGAACATGTAAAAAAGCGGCGTctaataaaaatgacattataATGTTAAAATTAAACAGCAATGAAAGCTGAAGCCAGTGAGTCACAATGCTTGGCAGAACAATATTACACAACTTACAGTTGTAAGTTGTTGAGAACATTCAGGGTCACATCAGAGGACATTCTTGTTCATTTGTATTGAGAGGAACTCCTTTCATATGCCACACTGATTTATACTGTTAACCAACTCATAAATAGTACATGACTTGTTAGTTGTTAGACTTTGTTAAGATTACATCCACAGTCCAAACTTATCTTGTGGGTAGGAGTCATGTCAATGAAATGCTGTTGTTGATCTTTTTGGAAGGAGCTGCCAAAGTATGTTTTCTGACTGAAATTATCCAGCACAACTGAGTTTAACAGCAATAAGAGCTCTCCAAAATATACATGGCTGTGTGTGCCTTGTGCTGCCATGAAAACGTTGTGAGGGGACAGATCACACCTGCCAACACTCCTGTTTTTCCAGGGTTTCTCCCATGTTTTACAGCCATCTCCCAGTGCCCTGAATGATGGTCAGACATGGATCCATAAGTTTTGCATGACGACACCAAAGTTGCCACATTGCCTATGGAACTCAATCTACATGCCCCATCCGCATACAATTTCCACAATCTGTCACTGCAACCTGACAACCCACAACCCAATTCAAGGGGCAGGACGGTGTCCCACTtaagaaatacacacacttttacttgtatccttgtgaggacacttACTGACTACATGCATTACATGCATCACAAATAAATGCCGAGCCCCAACCCTAACCTGAACCGAATTCTAACCTAAACCTCAAAACCAAGATTTTGacctcaaacagccctttgaagttgTGAGGACCTGCAGAAATGTCCTAATATGGTcctttgtcctctctctgttgGTAATCCTGACTATGCagcaagtacaagtacacacacacacacacacacacacacacacacacacacacacacacacacacgcacacacgcacaaagctATCCTTGTTAGGCTATTGCGCCTTGTTCCATTCATTGTGAACACCTTAACTCTAACAGTAACCTGTGATCCCATTGAAAAATGGTCTCTAGTTTTGCCGAATGTCTTTGAGTGGAAGGGAATGATTGAAAATGGGACAAAGTCATACACGACTTAAGATGAATGTGggtcacaacacaacacagaagcAAGTCAGAGACCCTGATCACAAAGGAGCTTTTAAATCATTATGTTCATGATTTAAGAGTTAGTAAGGATCCACTGAGCTTGCCAACAAATCCAGGAACATTCAAGATGATGTTTGCACAACTCCGCACTACTACAGCATGTGAgaacaaaaaaccccacaatAAGTAAGTGTGCTCCGACAGTCCCTGGCTCCAAATGGTCTAGgaaccagctgtgtgtgttttatcattatGGACCCATCAGTGCTGAAGGACTCTGTGTCATTTCTGACAGGGAATAGAGGGAATGGGTGATCACAGCTATACATCAACATGTCAACACAAAGTTGGTCAATTGATATCATCTGCTGGTCTATTTCATCTCTGCCTGCACTCTCTCATAGTGCTCCTGAAGCTGGTTGTGTAAGGTTTACAGTGTAATGACGAGCCGGCCGAGGTCATGTGAAGGCTGCAGACCATTCTGGTTTCTCACTTCACCTGGACGCTGACAGAGTTGACCTGTTGCAAACTGTGGAAAGATAACTCTCATGGAGAATTGAagctggaaagaaaaacaaaactattttaTCAGTTATTTTATAATTTTACCTCTGACTCATTCATTGATTCATCCCATTACAAGCTTTATAAGAACAAAAATCAtcaaatgctaaaaaaaagatgaaggttGTCTGACTGTTTTTGGACCTTCCCCTGATCTGTCTGTTCAGTCCTCACACAGCGTGAACTTGACATGTTCGTCTTCTCATAACACAGAAATGCTCTTCGCTCGTTAGTCTGATATTTTATATTCGATGACATCTGTCATGCCGCTCTGTGGGACTGCCTGTGCACACCCTGTGTTTCCAGGATGCCACCATCTCCTCCCTGCCCAGTGATATGCCGCTCATAAACTGGGAGAATGCTGAGTTTTAAACTACTGGTTTGGTCTGCACAGAGGTTAATGTGGTTATTTTAGAGAGGCCTTGTTGGTTGTGCATAATTTAATCGATGTACCCGCGGTTCGCTGTGCAGCAAACGTCATGTCTGGTAGTATGTTGTTTTCCTAGTCCTGTCCACATTTTGTCATTCCCTCTGTTGTCCAGTTTTCCTGATATTTGTATTCTAGTCCAAAGAAAAGTGGAAAGAGCCGTGCTTAATTGTTATTAgctgtgtgtaaatgcagcagTAAAACAAGATTATATCATAGTTTCAATCATTTTAGTTTCCAAACACAAAATTGTTGATTTTTAATTGTTGATTCAATTTTCAAATGGAATTTCTTCCATATACAGTCTGTGCATGTACTTGGAATTTTTCATAGTCAAAATTTCCCTCATTATGTAAAGGGTCAAAAAATGAATCACTGACTGATGCTGATGATCCTGGACCACTTTCTGCGGCTGGCGGCTGAGGCTGATTCCTCACGAAAAATGAGCCCATAACTGTTCGTCCATAAACTGGTTAGGTCGTTGTTAGAGGTGAATACGCTGCAGcctttaaagggtcagttcaacaaaaaaaaaaaaaaaacactgaatgtcacTGCAACTGGTTGCAACACTTGGCAACCCTAGGACACGGTGCTTAAAGATCAGCACCACTTCAGTACGAGTTCGGTAAGTAAAATAGAatatctcctttgtttaatccatacaaataCTGAACTGACAACTAACAATTTGTGGTCTTGGGGGTTTTTATATGTTGGAAAATCTCTTGGGCACACATAGGTCTGCAGTTCCAGCATGTATGAATTAaacccataaaaccacaacttgtcatttttacagtgCTTTCAGTATGGATAAAACAAACCAGATATGTTCATTTaggagctttagaggtgttgttATGGTGATTTTTTAGACtctggacagaaccaggctcgCTGGGTCTGTTTCTTTATGCTAACGTAAACTAACTGCCTGCTCGCTCAAGCTTCATATTGAGAGTGAGACTGATATGAATCACCTAATTTTACGATTTGTTTGTCTCCAATTTTTATGTCATACTAATCAAGTACAGATCCGGTTTAGTGTACGTGGAAGAGCGTAGATACATTTTCtagtttttgtgctaagctaagctaattgccttgtggctgtagctttatatgGGATGAATATGGATGCTCACTTCTGACCCTCGCCAAAAATCATTAACTCAGACtatccaaaatgtcaaactttccCTTAAAATCAAGAataatacagacacacatgtagaCACTCACTCTATCAACGACAGCACCTTCAGGAAACAGATGTTTGGATGACGTGATATGATCTAGAGTATATGCTGAAAGTATTCATTGTGCTCTGTTGgacagtgaaacaaaaagaaTAGACAGTGGAAAAAAGGGTAATGTAGTTCAGGTTGTGATCCAGACTTGAATTGATGACTTGTCATTTCACGGTCACCCACAGAAATGTGTTACCAAGATGTCTCTGCAATGGTTTCATCGGTCTCCTAATTGCCAACATTCAGGTTTCAAAATACAGGAGGGTTTTTtggcggtgtgtgtgcgtgtgtctgtgtgtgtgtgtgtgtgtgtgtgtgtgtgtatgtgtgtgtgtcatcatggcAAAATGTGGTCCTGCAGACACTTATTCTAGTCGTACCAGTgagaacattttcagttttttggcaGGTGTTTaagtgtctctctgtcttctctgtccgtctctccttGAACAGATTTTGTCACAATTGCGCAAGATGCAGTGAAGAAACTGTACAAGTGTGTAGTAATAATGTAGTACTGACTGCTGAGTACTCATGTAATAATGTAGTACCGACTGCTGAGTACTGTGTAATAATGGGTCCATCTACAgtaatcagtttttttttaacataaactcAGTCTTCACTTAGCCTTCAATGCTTTTTCTGTGGTTACACTGTACCTACCGATGTACGTTTCTTAGGTTCCTCCCTGTTTTTCAAGTACAGACATGTTGTCTACCTGCACATAACATACTGGGGTGTGTCACCGTATAATCATGGCTCATTTTCCCAGCTTGATAGTTTGGTATATGGACTTCATTTCTACTGTGACACAAAGGGAACCTGTCAGCCATGACCTGAAATTAGAGCTGATACTGAGCTAAATAGCGCTGGATGTACAACTTTATAAAAGGAGGCCTGTTTCATGTGTGTTCAAGTGCTTTTTGACAGTGGTATTTATTATTTAAGAGGTGTGACAGATGAATATAACCTCCCAGAAACATTGAACTATTGGCTGTGAAAGTAGCAGTGGCCTGTTGATTTTTGGATGTCTTAGTTGTTTTCCCTGAGACTGTCCCTTCACATCACACAAGCTCTTTTACGCCACTGAAAAAGTCAAGCCCAAGCTCCAACACTCTCGTCCAAGAGTTTATTGAACAGCTAGCCATCTGAGCACACTTGTTTAAATCCAACACTGTTTTATGACAGGGCTGCCTTCCTGTCCCAAGTCACAAGCATGGAGCCTAACCACTCATGGTGGAAGACGTATTCAGATCTTTGACTTAAGTAAAAGGATCAACACTACACTGTGATTTCAAAACCTCACTTCagtaaaaatatgacagtattatcagcaaaatttACTAAATATCCAAATTAAAAAGACTCATTGTGCAGCAAAAAGGTCCCTGTCAATGTTTTACTATCATATGTGATGCTTTTAGACTGATATTACTGCTGTATTAATGAATATAATACAACTACTGTTTGTTATAATGTTGAGTTAATTTTAACAACTTTATCTTCTGTTGATAGTTTAATccacagcaatgcatcatattctgtgAGATCACCATGTTTGTTGTCATATGATGAGGAACCACGcatctctaaaaagtcaacttttaatgagctcagaaaaacagcagctgttgcaacaactgttttcagttgtgtgACAAAACATTGAacagctaatccaagaggggGTTTAAATGGTTTGTTTTAAGGAGCAGGAAAGTCTTCTTAACCCATAAAGGAACGCTTAATCCTTCACTTTatcacaaacattcaaataCATAATGAGCAAAGATGGAGacacatggttttcactggacaagAGGGGtatgaaaaattgtaatctgaaaaggaactagtaactaaagctgtgtagtggagtagaaagtacaatatttgcctctgagatgtagtggaggaGAAGTTTAAAATACCTCAAAATGAATGTACTCAATTAAAGCATTGAATTTGCACTTAAGCACAGTACTCGAGTAAacgtacttagttacattccaccactgctaaCCACCCCACACACTGCCAGCGTGGGATGCTCCACTACCACAGGAGCTGTAGCTGAAGTCTTCCAATAACTCTGCTTGCCACACACTGCACCCTCACATTTCATCCAGCCGTGTGGGGGTATGGAAATGCATGATTAGGCCACAGAAACCAAACTCCTGCGCAGTCACACACTGGAAACAGAGAAGGTGACATCCCTGGCTCTGGTGAGGGGACCACACTCAGACCTTTACCGCCTCGGATACCTGGCCGACAGACCGGGGATGGCCGAGCGCTGCTGCGGTGTGGTCTTCTGAGAACCGACGCAAGTCTCAGAAGTGAAAGCCCTCTTTGTCGCTGAGTGAAGCTTCACTGTCTCTGGATTTCAGCACCAAAGTGGCACCAGGCTCGGAAGATTTCTGGAAGAAactggctctgctgctgtttgctgaaagACATCTGCTGTTGGGGGAATGTCCGTGAGAGTGACTCATTAGCCCTCAAAAGCTCAGTTAGTGTCAACCAGCAAATCAACAGACAGGATGTGGAGCTGTTTTCTCTGAAAATAAGCACCATGACTAACTTTGCCCAAACTGGGACAGATAAACAACTCCATAACTAAGTCTGCTCCTAAGTGCCCTTTTGATTTAAAGCTTAGCAGACACTTGTTTAAGATGGACCATCATTTGGAGGGGTCTGGGAAGGCTCACCGGGCTGCAGACAGCTGCCGTTTCCACTCTCCCTTATTAgtctaaaacacacagtagAATGAAATTTAATTTAGCTGCAAAGTGAGTGCTGAGGTTCTGAAAATGAGATTTATTCTAATGAGGTTTTTTTGCGACAGAAAGAAGTCAATCTAAGAACTGATCGCAACCCAGAGATAACAAACAAAGGAAAGTCTGAGCCATGAGAAGAGTGGTCCTGTTTCAGCTAACAGATATGCAGTCTGTTAAATACATCTATTAGTGACCAGAAATTCAGATGGTTTTCATTGTTCATGTGGTTGGCATGAGAAGCCTGTTTATTCTAGACTCAAGCCTTGAAACCCTTTTTATCAAATGGATCTCCTTTGTCAAGAAGTACGGCCTCGCAGCGCTGTGGAGTCAGCATTAGTCACTGGACTGGAGGGCACGCTAATAGTCTATAGTGTGACTGTTAATGTATTCTGGATATACGATTTCACTTATTGTGATGAATGGAGTGAGTCATGGAGGTCTGTTTAAGATTTCATGACCGCCTGGGGAGACAGAGCCAAAGGAGCCCTCGCCCTGACTACTCAACTGTTTTTACACCATAGTtaaaacagggaaaaacaaaagggCCTCCCAGCCTAAACCTGCTCAAGAGAGACATGAGCCAAAGAGccacaaaggaaaacagaaggAACCACAGAAATGTTTTACATCCACTCCAGTGCAGAATACAAAAAAGacttacagcagcagcaacaacaactcTGGCCTTTCCTTTCAGCTGCTAACAATAATTCTACTTAGAACTAAAAATACTTTGCAGCATcagttttattgatttactTGAGGTGAGAAAATAAATCAGAGAACGTGTTCAAGAGAAAGACGAGTTTGAAATAATAGCACCAAAAATAATACATAAGGAAGAAGATAGCAAATCCTCTCTAAAATTCAAGAATGTAAGGTTATTTTGGAAGACTTCTCAGTATTTGATGTTGCAAACTTAATTATGTCGACACCAAGGGATAGTCAAATGAAATTAAAGTCCTGCTGGATGTGCTTTGAATGTGATTAGTACATTTTTCCACCCGTTCTGCGTTGAACTGGTAACTCTACGATGGCGTTTAGGTGATAGAACAGGAAATATCCTGTCTGATCTCTTCATTTTGCAATAGTTCatatttcagctgctgcactctAAAGTAGCTGCAGATGTGGGTGACTTTTGAATGGGGCAGGAATTTCAGTGGTTTAAATTGGATGCgatacagttttttttcctaatgACAGCTTTCTTCAATTTTATTAAAACTACTCAGATTCTGGCAGCTGGCTTTGTTTTGGAATGAGGTTACTGAGATCATTAAAAGTAACATTTCTGGAGTTAGTGGACCAAAAAAATCTTCTGCGTTGACTTTACTGAGCAGTAAAAAGTCGGAAGaccatcaaaaataaaaaatcaacattCATATTTCATTCCGAGAGCTGGCCAATGAAACTTTTAGATTTACTTAGATTGTTTCTCCTCTTGGCATTGATCAGACTCGCACTTTGACTGTACAGACACATCTCATGTCAGGCTCCAGTGAACCCATGGTGCCATATCAGCTTATATCATATTTTGGAactaaaaatgctaaatataaaaaataatgagcaacaaaacaacacacatgcTGAGTGGCTTGCGAAAGACACAAGCAGTAAGCCCTCTCTGCCCTGGAATGGAACTTAACTGCACTATATTTTCGGATCTTTACCTTGCTACTGTGATGCGTGTGGAAACCgtgccaaatttaaaatgcactGGTCTAAATCCAATTTTTGCTCAGCTCTCCTGCACAAAGATGCAAGTTGAATGGACTTTGCAGAGTTTAAATCATACTTTGATACCATCTAGTGGTGGAATAGTTTTACTACCTAACCATAGCGTGGTCTTCACTCTGTGGCAGATGGCAGGACAGGTAAAAAACAGGCAGTCCTTAAAATGATGACTGCTCTGTCACTGATGAAAAAGCACTTGTGCACACGTCTGACAGTCTTAAGCATTTCACTCTCACAAACAAATGTGGACAAGTGTGGACGATGCAAAGAGGTACAAAACATTCTCAAGATTGATCCGCAAAAACGCATGTTTGCTAACAAATGAATATATGTGTCTGCTATATATTTGTGTGAGGATTTAATCgaaatgaacattttctgaaaaaacaaaaataaacaaaacaaaacaaaacaaaacaaaacaaaacaaaacaaaacaaaacaaaccgcCGTTTCAGTTTTGCAGTGCCCCCTACAGGTATTATTTATCTATTATTCATTTCACTGTAGATTTTGTTTTTCGAAATACatattatttaaatatttgttgtATAAGGTTAATGATAACATGACAATTTATATTAACTGTCGCTTAATATTCATCCTTTTGAtgaaaacacactaaaatgtaTAGACCAAAAAGGAAACATTATTTGTTGTCGCCGGGTGATGACGTCACGGTTGGACTCTATGAACGCGACAAACGCCATGGCAGCTCATGCTAGCGAGCTTGAGATTGCAAAGAAAAATTTAACGGACGCAATAGGTGATAATGTCAAGCAGTAAGTGAAACGTTGTTTGTGGGCGTTTTCTGTTTATGATGttggttttcttttctaattctTGGCGTGCCAGTGAAATACAAACTATTTTTCCATGaactgtctgtgtgcttgttAGCAGCTTAATAGCACTTGCTaatgtttgcagcatttctcctcagcagcagttaACGTTATCGGTATAGTATTGTTCAGTAAGTTATTCAGTATTTATTATGTGCTCCCAGGAGGACGTGATACAAATAGCAAACGTGAAGTAAAAGATATTATCTCTACACGATGAATATCATCAGCTAGCTGCGTCTATTGTAACGTGTTTGTAGATTTGTGTGACTACAGCTCAAAGGTATATGCATGTGTAACTCGAGTTAActtcaaatgaaaagaaaagaagattGGAAtatataaaaagtaaaacagtttttttcatcTCCGTGAGTTACTTGATTTAAGCAGTTAAGTCCAAACTCTTGAAGAAATGAGAGGAGATGACATAATGTCTGACACAGGTGTGTTTCTGAAGTGAAAAGAATGCTGTAAATGCTCAGTGATGGAGTGAGGCTTGTCctggatttttgttttctgtttcttgtctCTCCATACAGTTACTGGGCAAACCTGAAGCTATGGTTCAAACAAAAGATCAGCAAGGAGGAGTTTGACATCGAGGCGCGTCGTCTGTTGGCACAGGAGAATGGTTAGTAAGCAAGAAGAAATACATGTTATTGTTTATGCTGAAAAATGGATGCAATCTGGAGAGCTGTTGCTTATTTTGTATTTCCATTCTCCTTCCTCTGAAGTCCACGTCCACAATGATTTTCTCTTGGCCATACTCACACGATGCCAGATCATCGTCTCCACACCAGGTACAACctttttgaatttattttctctGAAATTGCCTGTCaatttgtgtttatgttaagATAAGACACAATTTTACTAATCTACAGCCACAGAAAAAATGGGGGGTTGCAGACAGCTAGCAATAGTAGCAGGAaggtaataaaaaaaacaaaactgaaaaatcaaCTCAAGCTATGTTTTATTCAAACACGCAGCCCCATAATTAACATTATTAGCTGTGTTTATTCCTTATATTGATTTTTATTGTATTAGCTATCGCAGtgtcattttcagacattttgaaataatgtCAACGTAAGTAATTGATTTAATAATGGaatttgaaagtgtgtgttacAAAGTTGTGTGAAATTGCATGTGAGCAGTGACTTTCAATGCCCACCTATTGCGTTTAAGCTCAATAATTTCTCAAGAGCCAGTCAGAGGGTATGAAATTACAAAATTCTTACTGTTTAACTCTGGGGAAATGTTCCTTTACAAAGCCtttccatttttgtctctttggaGCATCTGTTGTTATGTGTTCTTTTACTGTCCTGTAGAGGGCGCAGGGCCATTACAATGGCAAGGTGGCTCAGCTTCAAAGCCTGGCAAACCAAAAGGCAAGAAGAAGTGTTCTTCTAGACAGAAATTTGATGTAagtactttcattttcaaaggagCTAATGGCTGGTGTAAATATGAATTAAGGTTAGTGGCATCTTATTAATCACCACGTGCTGGAACAGTTGACTGTCTGCATCATGTAGGTAtttgtgtgtcctgtgtgccCTCAGCATCGCTTCCAGCCTCAGAACCCTCTGAGTGCCGCCCAGCCTTTCAGCCCACGAGAGGTGGGAAGTGAGGAGGACGAGCTGCGTCTCAGCGCCCACACTCTGCTCCTGCCCACGCGAGGCCAGCTGGAGGCCCGCATGATGGTGACGGCCTTTGAGCTGGGCCTGGATAACATCACAGAAGATGCTGTCAACACCATGATCTATGCTGTTGAGGTTTGTAGCAGGTGTCCACCAAGACTTctaagtcagttttatttatacagcccaaaatcacaaattacAATGTTGGCTCAAAGGGCTTTCCGTTCTGAGCAACATGTGGTACGTTCTCTCAGATGAATTCATATGTGTacatgaaggaaaaacaaaagtagCCTTTGAATTTGCTAACAGTAAAATCATTATCATTAAGACATGATTCATCTCTTAATGATCTAACTTTGGTACAAACTCAAAAATATGAGACAACACTGTTCTTAACTTTTCATTGTCATTCTGTTTTAACATCCACGCAGAGGCTTAAAATGAATGGAGAGAATTGCTTATTAAGTATGGATAACAACTTGGGTTTTCCCTGGAGATGGAGCAAAGCTTGACTTACTGCCCTGATTTATTTCAGCACCACTTGAAAGATGTCCTGACTGCTGTAATCACTCGGAGGAAGGCGTATCGGCTACGAGATGGTCATTTCCCCTATGCCTTTGGCTGTGATGTCACGCCACAGCCTTATCTGAAAAACAGCCTGGCTGCTTACCACAGTGTCACTGAATGGTAAGGACAACTGTGTTTGCTCACAGGTTTAATATAAGACAAGAAGTTAATGGGGTGTTAAATACTCTTGCTGCTCAGAAAGGTAGTACTTAGTTAATGTTATTTAGTTTTTACAGTGAatcttcatttctctttctgtaaATAAAGGGCAGGAGCAATGCCGATCACATTTTCAGCCCCTTTTACTGTTTCTATTTTTCAGTCCCCCTCCAAGTGCTTCCCTCCCTGCTGGCCCACCACCGCAAGTGTCACCTGATGAGGCCGAGCAACAAGCTGTTCACTTATTGGCTTGTTCTGCTCACATGCTCCCTGCGCCTCTCCCTCCAATCAGCATGTTCGATCTCTTGGAGGCCTTACAGGTGAGAGAAATGCGCTCACTATGCTCCTGGTCCCAGGTCCACCAAAAGTGGTCATCGTAGAGCAGAAATGATCATGCGAttcattatttctcattttaaagtAGACATGCCCTAGTTTTGGACATTTGGTTGGGCAAAATTAGCCATTTAAAGAGATCAAGTTGACCTTAATGAAATAGTTTTGTGACAATTTACggactaaatgattaatcaggaAAAGAATCCTTAGGTGCAACCGTAGTCTGTGATAGAATAACTAAACCTCGAGACCTTACCCTAAAACCATAAGCTTCAAACATAGAAACTCCAACATATTACTCATTATTGATTATCAAGGAGCATCAGTTAGCCGGTGTGTAGAAATCAGTGAGAATTAAAAAAACCTTTTCTGTAGGTAATGACCTGGTACTTCATTGCTGGTCATAAAAAATTATATTTACACATAAGTT carries:
- the tada1 gene encoding transcriptional adapter 1 — protein: MNATNAMAAHASELEIAKKNLTDAIGDNVKHYWANLKLWFKQKISKEEFDIEARRLLAQENVHVHNDFLLAILTRCQIIVSTPEGAGPLQWQGGSASKPGKPKGKKKCSSRQKFDHRFQPQNPLSAAQPFSPREVGSEEDELRLSAHTLLLPTRGQLEARMMVTAFELGLDNITEDAVNTMIYAVEHHLKDVLTAVITRRKAYRLRDGHFPYAFGCDVTPQPYLKNSLAAYHSVTECPPPSASLPAGPPPQVSPDEAEQQAVHLLACSAHMLPAPLPPISMFDLLEALQVHHGVMPSHTMYALNMERILSRLWHPSHEELEQDHVHRQRLAVKDSMLVS